A single genomic interval of Microbacterium sp. LWO14-1.2 harbors:
- the map gene encoding type I methionyl aminopeptidase produces MFRRSIYKTPAQLRSMVEPGLITAAALDAVRPLIRPGVTTLELDAEANRVILERGAESNFQLVRGYRHTTCISVNEEVVHGIPGERVLEAGDIVSIDCGAQYQGWNGDSAITVVVPDSERPELVARREELSRVTEGSMWAGIAAMATATHLGDLGAAIQGYIEAQGVSSVSGRPYGILREYVGHGIGRKMHEAPSVFNYRTPDPGAEVKPGLVLAIEPMVTAGGEETFVEDDDWTVSTTDGSDGSHWEHSVALHADGIWVLTAPDGGAAGLAPFGVTPAPIA; encoded by the coding sequence ATGTTCCGCCGGTCGATCTACAAGACCCCCGCTCAGCTCCGCTCGATGGTGGAGCCGGGTCTCATCACGGCGGCGGCGCTGGACGCCGTGCGCCCGCTGATCCGCCCGGGAGTCACGACTCTCGAGCTGGATGCCGAGGCGAACCGGGTCATCCTCGAACGCGGTGCCGAGTCGAACTTCCAGCTCGTGCGCGGCTACCGTCACACGACGTGCATCTCGGTGAACGAGGAGGTCGTGCACGGCATCCCCGGCGAACGAGTGCTCGAAGCCGGCGACATCGTCTCGATCGACTGCGGCGCGCAGTACCAGGGGTGGAACGGCGACAGCGCGATCACGGTCGTGGTGCCCGACTCTGAGAGGCCCGAACTCGTCGCCCGGCGCGAGGAGCTCTCTCGCGTGACCGAGGGATCGATGTGGGCGGGTATCGCGGCCATGGCCACGGCGACTCACCTCGGCGACCTCGGTGCGGCGATCCAGGGGTACATCGAGGCGCAGGGCGTCTCGTCCGTCTCCGGTCGCCCCTACGGCATCCTGCGGGAGTACGTCGGGCATGGGATCGGACGCAAGATGCACGAGGCGCCGAGCGTGTTCAACTACCGGACACCAGACCCCGGAGCGGAGGTCAAACCAGGACTCGTGCTCGCGATCGAGCCCATGGTCACCGCCGGGGGAGAGGAGACCTTCGTCGAGGACGACGACTGGACCGTCTCCACGACCGACGGCTCCGACGGCTCGCACTGGGAGCACAGCGTCGCGCTGCATGCGGACGGCATCTGGGTGCTCACCGCCCCGGATGGGGGAGCGGCCGGGCTGGCGCCCTTCGGTGTGACCCCCGCCCCGATCGCGTAA
- the rpmC gene encoding 50S ribosomal protein L29 yields the protein MAIGTKELAPAELDTFEDQRLVEELRKAKEELFNLRFQSATGQLESHGRIRAVKRDIARLYTVIRERELGIRATPAPVEAPAKKASKSKAKKADAADDAVKEEAE from the coding sequence ATGGCGATCGGCACCAAGGAGCTCGCTCCGGCAGAGCTCGACACGTTCGAAGACCAGCGCCTCGTTGAGGAGCTGCGCAAGGCCAAGGAGGAGCTGTTCAACCTCCGTTTCCAGTCGGCCACCGGCCAGCTGGAGAGCCACGGCCGCATCCGCGCCGTCAAGCGCGACATCGCGCGCCTCTACACCGTGATCCGCGAGCGCGAGCTGGGCATCCGTGCGACGCCCGCTCCCGTCGAGGCTCCGGCCAAGAAGGCGTCCAAGTCGAAGGCGAAGAAGGCGGATGCCGCTGACGACGCCGTGAAGGAAGAGGCCGAGTGA
- the rplF gene encoding 50S ribosomal protein L6: MSRIGRLPIDVPAGVTVSVDGREVAVKGPKGELTLTVANPIEVAVEENQVLVTRPDDERESRSLHGLTRTLINNNIIGVTQGYSKGLEVVGTGYRVAQKGSSVEFALGFSHPVLIDPPAGITLTVEGTNKLTVSGIDKQAVGEAAANIRKIRKPEPYKGKGVRYAGENVRRKAGKSGK; this comes from the coding sequence ATGTCGCGTATCGGACGACTTCCCATCGACGTTCCCGCGGGCGTGACCGTTTCGGTCGACGGCCGTGAGGTCGCGGTGAAGGGCCCCAAGGGTGAGCTCACCCTCACGGTGGCCAACCCCATCGAGGTCGCGGTCGAGGAGAACCAGGTTCTCGTCACCCGTCCCGACGACGAGCGCGAGTCGCGGTCGCTCCACGGCCTGACCCGCACTCTCATCAACAACAACATCATCGGCGTGACCCAGGGCTACTCCAAGGGCCTCGAGGTCGTCGGCACCGGTTACCGCGTGGCGCAGAAGGGCAGCTCGGTCGAGTTCGCCCTCGGCTTCTCGCACCCGGTCCTCATCGACCCGCCCGCCGGCATCACGCTCACGGTCGAGGGCACGAACAAGCTCACCGTCAGCGGGATCGACAAGCAGGCTGTCGGCGAGGCAGCTGCCAACATCCGCAAGATCCGCAAGCCCGAGCCGTACAAGGGCAAGGGCGTGCGCTACGCCGGCGAGAACGTGCGTCGCAAGGCCGGAAAGAGTGGTAAGTAA
- the rplV gene encoding 50S ribosomal protein L22, producing MVESIARVRHIRVTPQKARRVVALIKGKQAQEALAILKFAQQSASEPIYKLVASAMANAQVKADRDGEYLDEQDLYVKNAYVDEGTTLKRFQPRAQGRAFQIKKRTSHITVVLSTPEAAPAAAGDSNKKASK from the coding sequence ATGGTGGAGTCCATCGCACGCGTGCGACACATCCGCGTGACCCCTCAGAAGGCTCGTCGTGTCGTCGCGCTCATCAAGGGCAAGCAGGCCCAGGAAGCTCTCGCGATCCTGAAGTTCGCACAGCAGAGCGCCAGTGAGCCGATCTACAAGCTTGTCGCGTCGGCCATGGCCAACGCGCAGGTCAAGGCGGATCGTGACGGCGAGTACCTCGACGAGCAGGACCTGTACGTGAAGAACGCGTACGTGGACGAGGGCACGACGCTCAAGCGTTTCCAGCCCCGTGCACAGGGTCGCGCTTTCCAGATCAAGAAGCGCACGAGCCACATCACGGTCGTGCTCTCGACGCCTGAGGCGGCTCCGGCCGCTGCGGGCGACAGCAACAAGAAGGCGAGCAAGTAA
- a CDS encoding adenylate kinase, with translation MTASARLLIVGPQGSGKGTQGVRIAESYGIPVVSTGDMFRANIKEGTPLGQQVTEILDKGDLVPDELTSEIVRDRLSQDDAANGFLLDGYPRNTAQVAHLEEFLGERGESLDAVILLDVPRDESISRLKLRAAEQGRSDDTDAAIAHRLDIYEHETAPILEVYGERGIVDRIDGVGSLDEITERVFAALAARGLRLAA, from the coding sequence ATGACAGCATCCGCTCGTCTCCTCATCGTCGGCCCGCAGGGCTCGGGCAAGGGCACGCAGGGTGTCCGCATCGCGGAGTCCTACGGCATCCCCGTGGTCTCGACGGGAGACATGTTCCGCGCGAACATCAAGGAGGGCACGCCCCTCGGCCAGCAGGTCACCGAGATCCTCGACAAGGGCGACCTCGTCCCCGACGAGCTCACGAGTGAGATCGTGCGCGATCGCCTGTCGCAGGACGACGCGGCGAACGGGTTCCTGCTCGACGGCTACCCGCGCAACACCGCGCAGGTGGCGCACCTCGAGGAGTTCCTCGGCGAGCGAGGCGAGTCTCTGGATGCCGTCATCCTGCTGGACGTGCCTCGTGACGAGAGCATCTCCCGCCTGAAGCTCCGTGCAGCGGAGCAGGGACGCTCCGACGACACGGATGCCGCGATCGCGCACCGACTCGACATCTACGAGCACGAGACGGCTCCGATCCTCGAGGTGTACGGGGAGCGTGGCATCGTCGACCGGATCGACGGCGTCGGCTCTCTCGACGAGATCACCGAGCGCGTGTTCGCGGCGCTGGCCGCGCGCGGCCTGCGCCTCGCCGCCTGA
- the secY gene encoding preprotein translocase subunit SecY translates to MFSAIARIFRTPDLRRKIGFTLAIVAIYRLGSNVPAPFVNFPNVEECLAQNSGTEGLLGLVNLFSGGALLQLSIFALGVMPYITATIITQLLRVVIPHFEALHKEGQAGQSKLTQYTRYLTIALALLQSTTLVTVARSGQLFGTSDLAACQNLLTNDVWWAQLLIIMAMTAGTGLIMWFAELVTERGIGNGMSLLIFTSIAATFPGAMWLIWESRGFEVFLLVLLVGIIVMGLVVFVEQSQRRIPVQYAKRMVGRRTFGGTNTYIPIKVNMAGVIPVIFASSLLYIPALIAQFNTPQDGSEPAAWVTWISTYFTTGNHPIYMVAYFLLIIGFTYFYVAITFNPVEVADNMKKYGGFIPGIRAGRPTAEYLDYVLTRITLPGSIYLGLIALIPLIALATVGANQNFPFGGASILIIVGVGLETVKQIDAQLQQRHYEGLLR, encoded by the coding sequence TTGTTTAGCGCCATCGCGCGGATCTTCCGCACGCCCGACCTGCGTCGGAAGATCGGTTTCACTCTCGCCATCGTCGCGATCTACCGACTCGGCTCCAACGTCCCCGCTCCGTTCGTGAACTTCCCGAATGTCGAGGAGTGCCTCGCTCAGAATTCGGGCACCGAGGGACTGCTGGGTCTGGTCAACCTCTTCTCCGGCGGGGCGCTCCTCCAGCTCTCCATCTTCGCCCTGGGTGTGATGCCGTACATCACGGCGACGATCATCACCCAGCTCCTGCGCGTGGTGATCCCGCACTTCGAGGCCCTGCACAAGGAGGGTCAGGCCGGCCAGTCCAAGCTGACCCAGTACACGCGGTACCTCACGATCGCGCTGGCGCTCCTGCAGTCGACCACGCTCGTGACGGTGGCCCGCAGCGGTCAGCTCTTCGGCACGAGCGACCTGGCCGCGTGCCAGAACCTGCTGACGAACGACGTGTGGTGGGCGCAGCTGCTCATCATCATGGCGATGACCGCCGGCACCGGCCTCATCATGTGGTTCGCCGAGCTCGTCACCGAGCGCGGCATCGGCAACGGCATGTCGCTGCTCATCTTCACCTCCATCGCGGCCACGTTCCCCGGTGCCATGTGGCTGATCTGGGAGAGCCGCGGCTTCGAGGTCTTCCTGCTCGTGCTCCTCGTCGGCATCATCGTGATGGGCCTCGTCGTGTTCGTCGAGCAGTCGCAGCGCCGCATCCCCGTGCAGTACGCCAAGCGCATGGTCGGCCGCCGCACCTTCGGCGGAACGAACACGTACATCCCGATCAAGGTCAACATGGCGGGTGTGATCCCCGTGATCTTCGCCTCGTCGCTGCTGTACATCCCCGCGCTCATCGCGCAGTTCAACACCCCGCAGGACGGCTCCGAGCCGGCCGCGTGGGTCACCTGGATCAGCACGTACTTCACCACGGGCAACCACCCGATCTACATGGTGGCGTACTTCCTGCTGATCATCGGGTTCACCTACTTCTACGTCGCGATCACGTTCAACCCGGTCGAGGTCGCCGACAACATGAAGAAGTACGGCGGCTTCATCCCCGGCATCCGTGCCGGTCGTCCGACCGCCGAGTACCTCGACTACGTGCTCACGCGCATCACGCTGCCCGGCTCGATCTACCTCGGTCTGATCGCGCTCATCCCGCTCATCGCCCTCGCCACCGTCGGCGCCAACCAGAACTTCCCGTTCGGCGGCGCCTCGATCCTCATCATCGTCGGTGTGGGTCTCGAGACGGTCAAGCAGATCGATGCGCAGCTGCAGCAGCGTCACTACGAAGGGCTCCTCCGATGA
- the rplN gene encoding 50S ribosomal protein L14, translated as MIQQESRLKVADNTGAKELLTIRVLGGSRRRYAGLGDTIVATVKDAIPGGNVKKGDVVKAVIVRTVKSTRRPDGSYIKFDENAAVILKNDGEPRGTRIFGPVGRELRDKKFMKIVSLAPEVI; from the coding sequence GTGATTCAGCAGGAGTCTCGCCTCAAGGTCGCCGACAACACCGGCGCGAAGGAACTGCTCACGATCCGCGTCCTCGGTGGCTCGCGCCGCCGCTACGCCGGTCTGGGCGACACCATCGTCGCGACGGTCAAGGACGCGATCCCGGGCGGAAACGTCAAGAAGGGCGATGTGGTCAAGGCCGTCATCGTCCGCACGGTCAAGTCCACGCGCCGTCCCGACGGCTCGTACATCAAGTTCGACGAGAACGCCGCCGTGATCCTGAAGAACGACGGGGAGCCCCGCGGCACCCGCATCTTCGGCCCGGTCGGCCGTGAGCTTCGCGACAAGAAGTTCATGAAGATCGTCTCGCTGGCGCCGGAGGTTATCTAA
- the rplE gene encoding 50S ribosomal protein L5, whose amino-acid sequence MATETAVEAGKIQPRLKQKYNAEIKKALQDEFGYANVMQIPGLVKVVVNTGVGEAARDSKVIDGAVDDLTKITGQKPIVTKARKSIAQFKLREGQAIGAHVTLRGDRAWEFVDRLVSLALPRIRDFRGLSAKQFDGNGNYTFGLQEQSVFHEIDQDKIDRVRGFDITVVTTAKTDDEGRALLRHLGFPFRSDDAQA is encoded by the coding sequence ATGGCAACCGAGACTGCCGTGGAGGCTGGCAAGATCCAGCCCCGCCTGAAGCAGAAGTACAACGCTGAGATCAAGAAGGCGCTGCAGGACGAGTTCGGCTACGCGAACGTCATGCAGATCCCGGGCCTGGTCAAGGTCGTCGTGAACACCGGTGTCGGCGAGGCAGCTCGCGACAGCAAGGTGATCGATGGTGCGGTCGACGACCTCACCAAGATCACCGGCCAGAAGCCGATCGTCACGAAGGCTCGCAAGTCCATCGCGCAGTTCAAGCTGCGCGAGGGTCAGGCCATCGGCGCGCACGTCACCCTCCGCGGTGACCGCGCGTGGGAGTTCGTCGACCGCCTGGTCTCGCTCGCACTGCCCCGCATCCGCGACTTCCGCGGTCTGTCGGCCAAGCAGTTCGACGGCAACGGCAACTACACCTTCGGTCTCCAGGAGCAGAGCGTGTTCCACGAGATCGACCAGGACAAGATCGACCGGGTTCGCGGTTTCGACATCACCGTCGTGACCACCGCGAAGACGGATGACGAGGGCCGCGCCCTGCTGCGCCACCTCGGCTTCCCGTTCCGGTCGGACGACGCCCAGGCGTAA
- the rpmD gene encoding 50S ribosomal protein L30, translating into MAARLKVTQIKSKVSEKQNQRDTLRSLGLKRIGDSTVRPDDAQTRGYVKTVAHLVKVEEID; encoded by the coding sequence ATGGCCGCCCGGCTCAAGGTCACGCAGATCAAGTCCAAGGTGAGTGAGAAGCAGAACCAGCGCGACACGCTGCGTTCGCTCGGTCTCAAGCGGATCGGTGACAGCACCGTCCGTCCCGACGACGCGCAGACGCGCGGCTACGTCAAGACCGTCGCGCACCTCGTGAAGGTTGAGGAGATCGACTAA
- the rplP gene encoding 50S ribosomal protein L16 codes for MLIPRKVKYRKQHHPKRDGQATGGTKVSFGEFGIQALTPAYVTNRQIESARIAMTRHIKRGGKVWINIYPDRPLTKKPAETRMGSGKGSPEWWVANVKPGRVLFEVAGVNEELAREALTRAIHKLPLKARIIKREEGDA; via the coding sequence ATGCTTATCCCCCGCAAGGTCAAGTACCGCAAGCAGCACCACCCGAAGCGCGATGGCCAGGCCACCGGCGGCACGAAGGTCTCCTTCGGCGAGTTCGGCATCCAGGCCCTCACCCCGGCGTACGTGACGAACCGTCAGATCGAGTCCGCTCGTATCGCGATGACCCGTCACATCAAGCGTGGTGGAAAGGTGTGGATCAACATCTACCCGGACCGCCCGCTCACCAAGAAGCCGGCTGAGACCCGCATGGGTTCCGGTAAGGGCTCGCCCGAGTGGTGGGTCGCCAACGTCAAGCCGGGTCGCGTCCTCTTCGAGGTCGCCGGTGTCAACGAGGAACTCGCTCGTGAGGCACTGACCCGAGCAATCCACAAGCTGCCGCTCAAGGCACGCATCATCAAGCGCGAGGAGGGCGACGCGTAA
- the rplO gene encoding 50S ribosomal protein L15, giving the protein MAEKNEAVEAEKAPKKAAAPKAAAEKKPAAKKSSAAAADAKAEAPAKKPAAKKAAPKTDAPASRPGVLKVHHLRPVPGSNTAKTRVGRGEGSKGKTAGRGTKGTKARNTVRVGFEGGQMPLHMRTPKLRGFKNPFRVEYQVVNLEKLAELYPQGGDVTVSDLVAKGAVRKNEKVKVLGGGDIAVKLTVSVDKVSGSAEQKIVAAGGSVK; this is encoded by the coding sequence ATGGCTGAGAAGAACGAAGCCGTCGAGGCCGAGAAGGCCCCGAAGAAGGCTGCCGCTCCCAAGGCTGCCGCCGAGAAGAAGCCCGCCGCCAAGAAGTCGTCCGCTGCTGCGGCCGACGCCAAGGCCGAGGCTCCTGCGAAGAAGCCCGCCGCCAAGAAGGCCGCGCCGAAGACGGATGCTCCGGCATCGCGTCCCGGCGTCCTGAAGGTGCACCACCTGCGTCCGGTCCCCGGATCCAACACTGCGAAGACCCGTGTCGGTCGCGGTGAGGGCTCCAAGGGCAAGACCGCGGGTCGCGGTACCAAGGGCACCAAGGCTCGCAACACCGTTCGCGTCGGGTTCGAGGGTGGGCAGATGCCTCTGCACATGCGCACCCCGAAGCTGCGCGGTTTCAAGAACCCGTTCCGCGTCGAGTACCAGGTCGTGAACCTGGAGAAGCTCGCGGAGCTCTACCCCCAGGGTGGCGACGTCACCGTGAGCGACCTGGTCGCCAAGGGTGCGGTTCGCAAGAACGAGAAGGTCAAGGTTCTCGGCGGCGGCGACATCGCCGTGAAGCTCACCGTCTCGGTCGACAAGGTCTCGGGTTCTGCCGAGCAGAAGATCGTGGCAGCGGGCGGATCCGTCAAGTAA
- the rplR gene encoding 50S ribosomal protein L18 — translation MALKSKSDARARRHARLRKKVVGTEVRPRLVVNRSARHVFVQLVDDSKGHTVASASTLETDLRGFEGDKTAKARKVGELVAERAKAAGVSEAVFDRGGNRYAGRVAAIAEGAREGGLAL, via the coding sequence ATGGCTCTCAAGTCAAAGTCTGACGCCCGCGCGCGTCGTCACGCCCGCCTTCGCAAGAAGGTCGTGGGCACCGAGGTGCGTCCGCGCCTCGTCGTCAACCGTTCGGCTCGCCACGTCTTCGTGCAGCTCGTCGACGACAGCAAGGGTCACACCGTTGCGTCGGCTTCGACGCTCGAGACCGACCTGCGCGGGTTCGAGGGTGACAAGACCGCCAAGGCCCGCAAGGTCGGCGAGCTCGTCGCCGAGCGTGCGAAGGCCGCCGGCGTTTCCGAGGCAGTGTTCGACCGTGGCGGCAACCGCTACGCGGGTCGTGTCGCCGCCATCGCCGAGGGCGCTCGTGAAGGAGGCCTGGCACTGTGA
- a CDS encoding thioredoxin domain-containing protein, translating to MAAAKSSNTNWFVIGVSAAVVVVLAVLAFVVVLLNNQATDPGAAPKSNDTFNSETGSIGFGDGEDTVAVFVDFQCPVCKSFEEQYGADLEAAAADGRITLEYHPIAILDRYSQGTEYSSRSAGAAVCVAESNPDLYLDYAKTLFDNQPAENSAGLTTDQLADFATQVGADDAVSCITDETYRKFGAAQAKKNEISGTPTVEVNGTRLNLQDQADFKKFTDLLG from the coding sequence ATGGCAGCCGCGAAGAGCAGCAACACCAACTGGTTCGTGATCGGCGTCTCGGCGGCCGTGGTGGTCGTGCTGGCCGTCCTCGCGTTCGTCGTCGTCCTCCTCAACAACCAGGCGACCGATCCCGGTGCGGCTCCGAAGAGCAATGACACGTTCAACTCCGAGACTGGTTCGATCGGCTTCGGCGACGGCGAGGATACCGTCGCGGTCTTCGTCGACTTCCAGTGCCCCGTCTGCAAGAGCTTCGAGGAGCAGTACGGAGCCGACCTCGAGGCAGCGGCTGCCGACGGGCGCATCACGCTCGAGTACCACCCGATCGCGATTCTCGACCGCTACTCGCAGGGCACGGAGTACTCGTCCCGCTCGGCCGGCGCTGCGGTCTGTGTCGCCGAGTCGAACCCCGACCTCTACCTCGACTACGCGAAGACGCTGTTCGACAACCAGCCCGCCGAGAACTCCGCAGGTCTGACGACCGATCAGCTTGCCGACTTCGCGACGCAGGTCGGCGCAGACGACGCGGTCTCGTGCATCACCGACGAGACGTACCGCAAGTTCGGTGCGGCGCAGGCCAAGAAGAACGAGATCAGCGGCACGCCGACCGTCGAGGTCAACGGCACGCGTCTCAACCTTCAGGACCAGGCGGACTTCAAGAAGTTCACCGATCTGCTCGGCTGA
- the rpsH gene encoding 30S ribosomal protein S8, translating into MTMTDPVADMLTRLRNANSAHHDSVTLPSSKLKTHIAEILQQEGYIAGWETAPARVGTNLTLQLKYGPNRERSIAGIKRVSKPGLRVYAKSTELPKVLGGLGVAILSTSSGLLTDRQAEQKGVGGEVLAYVW; encoded by the coding sequence ATGACAATGACAGACCCGGTCGCAGACATGCTGACCCGTCTGCGCAACGCGAACTCGGCGCACCACGACTCTGTGACCCTGCCGTCGAGCAAGCTCAAGACGCACATCGCCGAGATCCTCCAGCAGGAGGGTTACATCGCCGGCTGGGAGACCGCTCCCGCCCGCGTCGGCACCAACCTCACGCTGCAGCTCAAGTACGGTCCCAACCGTGAGCGCTCGATCGCGGGCATCAAGCGCGTGTCGAAGCCCGGTCTCCGCGTGTACGCGAAGTCGACCGAGCTCCCCAAGGTCCTCGGCGGCCTCGGCGTGGCCATCCTGTCCACCTCCTCCGGTCTTCTCACCGACCGTCAGGCTGAGCAGAAGGGCGTGGGCGGAGAAGTTCTCGCCTACGTGTGGTGA
- the rpsS gene encoding 30S ribosomal protein S19, with the protein MPRSLKKGPFVDEHLLRKVIGQNEAGTKNVIKTWSRRSMIIPAMLGHTIAVHDGRKHIPVFVSETMVGHKLGEFAPTRTFRGHEKDDKKGRRR; encoded by the coding sequence ATGCCTCGCAGTCTCAAGAAGGGCCCCTTCGTCGACGAGCACCTGCTTCGCAAGGTGATCGGTCAGAACGAAGCCGGCACGAAGAACGTCATCAAGACCTGGTCGCGTCGGTCCATGATCATCCCGGCCATGCTGGGTCACACGATCGCGGTCCACGACGGTCGCAAGCACATCCCCGTGTTTGTGTCCGAGACCATGGTCGGTCACAAGCTGGGCGAGTTCGCGCCCACCCGCACCTTCCGCGGCCACGAGAAGGACGACAAGAAGGGCCGCCGCCGCTGA
- the rplX gene encoding 50S ribosomal protein L24, whose amino-acid sequence MAKIKKGDLVQVITGPKDERGKQGKVLEILSERNRVVVEGVNYVTKHTRVGQTQRGTKTGGLETVEAPIHISNVALVDPSTKKPTKVGHRVEEQTKDGVKRTVRVRFAKKSGKDL is encoded by the coding sequence ATGGCGAAGATCAAGAAGGGTGACCTGGTTCAGGTCATCACCGGACCCAAGGACGAGCGCGGCAAGCAGGGCAAGGTCCTCGAGATCCTGTCCGAGCGCAACCGCGTCGTCGTCGAGGGCGTGAATTACGTCACCAAGCACACGCGCGTCGGTCAGACGCAGCGTGGCACCAAGACGGGTGGCCTCGAGACTGTCGAGGCTCCCATCCACATCTCGAACGTCGCACTCGTCGACCCCTCGACCAAGAAGCCGACCAAGGTCGGTCACCGTGTCGAGGAGCAGACCAAGGACGGCGTCAAGCGCACCGTCCGCGTGCGCTTCGCGAAGAAGAGCGGTAAGGACCTCTGA
- the rpsQ gene encoding 30S ribosomal protein S17: MAEKKAAAAEVEHAAHDVRDAEARGYRKARRGYVVSDKMDKTIVVEVEDRVKHPLYGKVIRRTSKVKAHDEANSAGIGDLVLINETRPLSATKRWRLVEILEKAK; this comes from the coding sequence ATGGCTGAGAAGAAGGCTGCAGCCGCTGAGGTCGAGCACGCCGCGCACGATGTGCGCGACGCCGAGGCCCGCGGTTACCGCAAGGCCCGTCGTGGCTACGTCGTCAGCGACAAGATGGACAAGACCATCGTGGTCGAGGTCGAGGACCGCGTGAAGCACCCGCTTTACGGCAAGGTCATCCGCCGCACCTCGAAGGTCAAGGCGCACGATGAGGCGAACTCCGCCGGCATCGGCGACCTCGTCCTGATCAACGAGACCCGCCCGCTGAGCGCCACCAAGCGCTGGCGTCTGGTGGAGATTCTGGAGAAGGCCAAGTGA
- the rpsE gene encoding 30S ribosomal protein S5: MSDNKENEVTEAAAATSETAAGTTQSEPSRDQRDGRRGGRGDRNQGGRDRNSRDRGDNQFLERVVTINRVSKVVKGGRRFSFTALVVVGDGNGLVGVGYGKAREVPLAISKGVEEAKRNFFRVPRVASTIPHPVQGEAAAGVVLLRPAAAGTGVIAGGPVRAVLECAGIHDVLSKSLGSSNTINIVHATVEALKQLEEPRAVAARRGLEFDQVAPARLVRAEADAIAAQKVGA, translated from the coding sequence GTGAGTGACAACAAGGAGAACGAAGTGACCGAAGCGGCTGCTGCCACTTCCGAGACCGCTGCGGGCACCACGCAGTCCGAGCCGTCTCGCGACCAGCGCGACGGTCGCCGTGGCGGCCGTGGTGACCGCAACCAGGGCGGCCGCGACCGCAACTCGCGCGACCGTGGCGACAACCAGTTCCTGGAGCGCGTCGTCACCATCAACCGCGTCTCGAAGGTCGTGAAGGGTGGTCGTCGCTTCAGCTTCACCGCTCTCGTGGTCGTCGGCGACGGCAACGGTCTGGTGGGCGTCGGCTACGGCAAGGCCCGCGAGGTCCCTCTGGCGATCTCGAAGGGTGTCGAAGAGGCCAAGCGCAACTTCTTCCGCGTGCCGCGTGTCGCGAGCACCATCCCGCACCCCGTGCAGGGTGAGGCCGCAGCCGGCGTCGTGCTGCTGCGTCCGGCCGCTGCCGGTACCGGTGTCATCGCGGGTGGTCCCGTGCGCGCCGTGCTCGAGTGCGCCGGCATCCACGACGTGCTGTCGAAGTCGCTCGGCTCGTCGAACACGATCAACATCGTGCACGCGACGGTGGAGGCGCTGAAGCAGCTCGAGGAGCCCCGTGCGGTCGCCGCTCGTCGTGGCCTCGAGTTCGACCAGGTCGCCCCCGCGCGTCTTGTCCGCGCCGAGGCTGACGCCATCGCCGCACAGAAGGTAGGTGCCTGA
- the rpsC gene encoding 30S ribosomal protein S3 has protein sequence MGQKVNPYGFRLGITTDHVSRWFSDSTKPGQRYADYVAEDIKIRRLLQTQLDRAGVSNIEIERTRDRVRVDIHTARPGIVIGRRGAEAERIRGDLEKLTGKQIQLNILEVKNPEADAQLVAQGIAEQLSARVAFRRAMRKGLQGAQRAGAKGIRIQVSGRLGGAEMSRSEFYREGRVPLHTLRANIDYGFYEAKTTFGRIGVKVWIYKGDLTNKELAREQANAPKSRRGDRGGDRRRAPRNEAPVAEGASA, from the coding sequence ATGGGACAGAAGGTAAACCCGTACGGCTTCCGCCTCGGCATCACCACGGACCACGTGTCGCGCTGGTTCTCGGACTCGACGAAGCCGGGTCAGCGTTACGCCGACTACGTGGCCGAGGACATCAAGATCCGTCGTCTGCTGCAGACGCAGCTCGACCGCGCCGGCGTCTCGAACATCGAGATCGAGCGCACCCGTGACCGCGTCCGCGTCGACATCCACACCGCCCGTCCGGGCATCGTGATCGGTCGTCGTGGTGCAGAGGCCGAGCGCATCCGCGGCGACCTCGAGAAGCTCACGGGCAAGCAGATCCAGCTGAACATCCTCGAGGTGAAGAACCCCGAGGCCGACGCTCAGCTCGTCGCGCAGGGCATCGCCGAGCAGCTCTCTGCTCGTGTGGCGTTCCGTCGCGCGATGCGCAAGGGTCTCCAGGGCGCGCAGCGCGCTGGCGCCAAGGGCATCCGCATCCAGGTCTCCGGCCGCCTCGGCGGCGCCGAGATGAGCCGTTCGGAGTTCTACCGCGAGGGTCGTGTGCCGCTGCACACGCTGCGCGCGAACATCGACTACGGCTTCTACGAGGCCAAGACCACCTTCGGCCGCATCGGCGTGAAGGTCTGGATCTACAAGGGCGACCTGACCAACAAGGAGCTTGCTCGCGAGCAGGCCAACGCACCGAAGTCCCGTCGTGGCGACCGTGGTGGCGACCGCCGCCGCGCGCCCCGCAACGAGGCTCCCGTCGCAGAAGGAGCGTCTGCCTGA